From the Mesorhizobium loti genome, the window ACGACACGTCCGGTCGGGATCTGAAAATACTCCGTTGCGTCGGCCGCCGTGCGCGCCAGTCCGATGAACAGCTTGTCCTGCCAAACCGGCATGCCGGAATTGGGCGAAGCCTTGAGCGAGCGCCGCGACAGGAAGAACGATGTCGTCATGATGTCGAACTTCCAGCCCTGCTTGCGGCAGATCGCCAGCGCGCGCGGGATGTTGGGCTGCTCCATGTAGCCGAACGTCAACGTCACTCGCATGAACAGCTCGTTGACCGTTTCCATCGTGACGCGCTCGCTGTCGGGCACGACAGGCTGAGGTGCCGTCACCACCGAAAGGATGACGTTCTGCTCATGCAGCGCCTTGTAGTGCTTCAGGCTGTGCATCAGCGCGGTCGGTGCACTGAGCGGGTCGCTGGTCAGGAACACGGCGGTGCCGGACACCAGCTGCGGCTTCTTCTTCAAGAGATTGCCGGCAAGGAAATCGAGCGGGATCTCGTTGCGACGGGTCTTGTCAAACAGATAGCGGCTGCCCCTCAACCACGTCCACATAGCCAGCACAATGGTGAAGGCCGCGGCCAGCGAAGCCCAGCCGCCCTCGAACACCTTGACGATGTTGGAGGCAAAGAAGCCGACATCGATGAAGCCGAACAGCGCCGTCAGCGAGACTGCCAGCCACAGCTGCCATTTCCAGATGCGCGTCATGACGACATAGAGCAGCACGGTCGTCACCAGCATGTTGCCGGTCACCGAAATACCATAGGCCGACGCCAGCTTGCTGGACTCACCGAAACCGACGACCAGCATCATCACCACCAGCGCCAGCAAGAGGTTGACGCGCGGCATATAGATCTGGCCGGACTGCCTTTCCGATGTGTGCAGGATTTCCAGGCGCGGCAGCATGTTGAGCTGCACCGCCTGCCTGGTCAGCGAAAAGGCGCCAGAGATGACCGCCTGGCTGGCGATCACCGTCGCGGCCGTTGCCAGCACGACCATCGGGATCAGCGTCCAGCCCTCGTTCATCTCGAAGAACGGATGGCCGACCACGCCGTTCTTTGCCAGCACGAAGGCGCCTTGCCCGGCATAATTGAGCAGCAGGCAGGGAAACACGATCGCCAGCCAGGCGAGCACGATCGGCTTGCGGCCGAAATGGCCTAGATCGGCATAGAGCGCTTCGGCGCCGGTGACCGCGAGGAAGATGGCGCCGATGGTAACGAAGGCGACGTCGGGCGAATTAATCAGAAAGGCGACGATGTAGTGTGGGCTCACCGCCCACAGGATTTCAGGATCGGCGATGATGTGGTTGAGACCGGAAAGGCCAATGGCCAGGAACCATACTGCGGTCACCGGGCCGAACACCAACCCCACCCCGCCCGTGCCAAAGCGCTGCACCGCAAACACCATGGCAAGGATGACCAGCGTCAGCGGCACGACATAAGGCTGGAAGGTCGGCGTGACGACATTCATGCCCTCGACCGCCGACAGCACCGAAATCGCCGGCGTGATGACGGCGTCACCGAAAAACAGCGATGCCCCGACGATGCCGATGCCGAGCATCAGCGCCGAGCGCTTCGGAAAACTGCCCTGCGCCAGCGCCATCAGCGACAGCACGCCGCCCTCGCCGCGGTTGTCGGCGCGCAGCACGAACATGATATATTTGATGGTGACGATGATCGTCAGAGACCAGATGATCAGCGACAGAACGCCGAGAATATCGGCGCGCTGGGCGACATTGCCGCCCGACGACGCCACCAGCGCCTCGCGAAAGGCGTAGATCGGGCTGGTACCGATATCCCCATAGACGACACCGAGCGCGCCCAGCATCAGAACCTTGGTGCTGTGCTGCTCGACTTCCGAATGGCTCGATTGTTCGACGGGTTCTGCCTCACTACCAGTATTGGTAAGGGCCATGGACGACACTCCGATAAGCGCGCGGTCCTCTACGCTTGCTGCACTGCAATATCAAGTGCCGTCGCGTAATGACTCCGTTCTGGCATTGCCAGTCTTCCGCTTGGCAGACTCATCAACCTCGAAGAGAGCGTGAGATCATTGTGAGACCATACTAAAGCTGCGGCTAGGACGCGCTCACCATGCTGTCTTGGCGGGCACGTTGTCGTCAGGTTCTCGACAGCTTCCCTATGTCAGATCCAAGCCCAGCTTCAAACGGGCTTGTATTGCTGAAAGTGAGAACGGATGGATTTCACCTCGACCAAGCGGGTGCGCGGACAATCGAACAGGACCGGCCTGCAAGAGAGCTCACGTGCGGCTCCGTCCGCAGGTGCGGCGGCATTTGAGCGGCAACTGAGCGAGATCGCCAATTCAGGTGGAGGTGGTGGAGCAATGCCGGCCGGCTCGGCGCCGCAGACGGCTCAGTCAACTCGATCCAGAAGGCTCAACAAGCGCCCTCTTCATCCCGAGGATGCTCTGCTTATTTCGGGGTTTGAGGAGGCCCTCATCAAGAGCAACGCCGCCGAGGGCACTGCCAGGACCTATGTAGGTACTCTTCTCAGCTTTGGCCGCTGGCTCTTCGCAAACAACAAAGATCCCATTAAGGATCGACTCGACAAGCAGTCATTGGCCGATGATGCGCGCGAGTTCATCGGAAAGGGCGATCCCGTGAGACTCCTTACGGCAATAGGTCATCTCCGGACCTCGCAGTCGACGGGGAGCGTCTTGCCGATCGCAGGCCGCGCTAAGTTGACTCCATATCCTCAAGACGCGGCTCTCATCGAAGAGTATAAAAACGAAGCCCCGACACATAGTAGCAGGAGGAATGGAACTGCTCTTAGGAGCTTCAGTGACTACCTGCGTCAAAACAACAAGAAGGGCATTTCTGGTCGGCTTTCCGACGGGGCGTTGGATGGAGATGTCAAGGGCTATAAAAAGAACGCCGATGATCAGAGCATCGGCGCCGCACTCGCCCATCTCCGAAAATCGCACGCCGGCGCTAAAGCGATGGCGCTCGAGCGCCATATTCCCTCCGTTCCTGATCCCGAGGACGCGGCGCTGATGGAGCCGAGGCGGGTCGGCGAGGCGATTGCGCAGCACAGCGCGTCGCCCGAAGCTGGCATTTGGCCAAAGGAGCTTGCTGCGGCAGCCCACGATCAGGATGTGCGTTTGGAGCTGATTGATGAACCCGGCCCGTCGTCTTCAGCGCCGCAGCCGGCTCAGTCAGTTCGGCTTCGCAAACAGCCTCTCTATCCCCAGGATGCTCCGCTTATTTTGGGGCTTAAGGGCGCCCTCCTCAAGGGCAATGCCTCTGAGCACACCGGCAAGAATACCGTACGGTCTCTTCTCAGCTTTGGCCGCTGGCTCTTCGCAAACAACAAAGATCCCATTAAGGATCGGCTGGACAAGCAGTCGCTGACCGATGATGCGCGCGAGTTCATCGGAAAGGGCGATCCCGCGAGACTCCTTACGGCAATAGGTCATCTCCGGACCTCGCAGTCGACGGGGGGCGTCGTGCTGATCCCAGGTCGCGTTGAGTTGACTCCGTATCCGGAGGACGCGGCTCTCATCAAAGAGTACAGGGATAAAGCACCGACGCAGATCGGCAAAGGTGATGCAAACGCTCTTAGGAGCTTCAGTGACTACCTGCGTCAAAACAACAAGAAGGGCATTGCTGGTCGGCTTTCCGGCAAGGCGTTGGATGGAGATGTCGAGGCCTATAAGGAGGACGCCGATGGTAATCGGAGCATCGGTTCCGCACTGACTCATCTCCGAGAATCGCACGCCGGCGCTAAAGCGATGGAGCTCGAGCGCCATATTCCCCCGTTCCTGATCCCGAAGACGCGGCACTGATGGAGCCGAGGCGGGGCGACGAGGCGATTGCGCTGCACAGCGCGTCGCAGGAAGCTGGCAGTTGGCCAAAGGAGCTTCCTGCGGCAGACCACGATCAGGATGTGCGTTTGGAGCTGATGGACGAACCCGGCCCGTCGTCTTCGGCGCCGCAGCAGACTCAGTCAGCTCGGCTTGGCAGGAACCTGCCTCTTTATCCCGAGGATACTTCTCTTATTTTGGGGCTTAAGGACGCCCTCATCAAGGGCAACGCCTCCGCGCTCACCGCCAGGGACTATGTAGGTTCTCTTCACAGCTTTGGCCGCTGGCTCTTCGCAAACAACAAAGATCCCATTAAGGATCGACTCGACAAGCAGTCATTGGCCGATGATGCGCGCGAGTTCATCGGAGAGCGTAATCCCAAGACCCTCTTTCTGGCAATAGATCATCTCCGAACCTCGCAGTCGACGGGGGGCGTAGTGCCGATCGCAGGCCGCGCTGAGTTGACACCGCATCCGGAGGACGCAGCACTCATCGCCGCTCTCATCAAAGAGTACAGAGCCAAAGCAGCGATAAAGACCGGCAAAAGGAATGCAACTGCTCTCAGGAGCTTCAGTGACTACCTGCGTCAAAACAATAAGAAGGGCATTGCTGGTCGGCTTTCCGGCAAGGCGTTGAATGGAGATGTCAAGAGCTATAGGAAGGACGCCGGTGGTGATCCAAGGATCGGTTCCGCACTGAATTATCTGCGACAATCGGACACCGGCGCTAAAGCGATTGAGCGCGAGCGCCACATTCCTCTCGTTCCTGATCCCGAGAACGCGGGATTGATCGAGCCGACGCGGGTCGGCGACGCCGCTGCGCAGCGCAGCGCGTCGCAGGAAGCTTTCAGTTGGCCAAAGGAGGTTGCTGCGGCAGCCCACGATCAGGATGTGCGGTTGGAGCTGATGGACGAACCCGGGCTGTCGTCTTCGGCACCGCAGCCGGCTCAGTCAGCTCGGCTTCGCAGGAAGCAGCAGCCTCGGCCGCAGCCGCCTCTCTATCCCCAGGATGCTTCTCTTATTTTGGGCCTTGAGCAGGCTCTCATCAATGGTGGTGTCGCCGAACTCACCGTCAAGAATAATGTAAGTATTCTTCGCCGGTTTGGTGGCTGGCTCTTCGCAAATCACAAACCGAGCCTTGTTGCTCGGCTCGACAGCAAGTCGCTGAGCGATGGCGGTGAGGTGCTCGAGTTCATCGGAAAGGGTGATCCCAGGAAACTCGTTGCGGCAATAGGTCATCTCCGGACCTTGCGGTCGACGGGCGTCGTGCCGATCGCAGGCCGCGCTAAGCTGAATCCTCCCCCCAGAACGTGACGCTCATCAACTCCGAAAACGCGGCACCGATGGAGCGGAGGCGGGTCGGCGACGCCGCTGCGCAGCACAGCGCGTCGCACCGGGCTGGCAGTTTGGCAAAAGAGCTTCCTGCGAAAGCGCACGATCAGGATATGCGTTTGGGGCTGATGGACGCACCTGGCCCGTCGTCATTTCTAGAGCCCGCCGCGCGCCATGACCAGGCACCGAATCCCGGAGAGTCCAATCACCAGCGGTCCCGGAACGAGCTGATGGGTGCACCTGCCTGGAGCAACCTCCTGCCAAGCGAGGAGGCCTTCATCGACGATGAGCATGACACAGCTGGGTTGAGGCCAGCGAAGAGGCAGAGGACCCTGGACGTTCCGCAAGGCCTTGCTGCAGAGCCGCAGCTGAACGGGATCGCTAATTCAGGCGGTCGCCTGCTGACGCCGGGCCCCACCCATCAACTGGGTGCATCGCCATGGGAGGCACGGCCGATGATGCAGGGGAGCGGGTACGAAGACGCCGCGGCGCCGCATGCGGTCGCGACGGCCGTCGGGGACGCCGCTGCGCAGCAGGGACCTGCTATTTGGCCATTGGTCCGCCCGGAAGGTTACGATCAGGATCTGATGGTTGAAGACGGCCCACCATGGTCCGGGGTTCCCCCTGAGCTGGCGCAGGACATAATCCAAGCTGGACGGCAGGAACCTGCCAGGTCCACGTCAACCTGGTCGCTGCAGATGCCGCTCAACATTGATTGGAGTATGTGGCCAGCGTCGGAAGCAGCGCCAGTGCACTATGTCAGGGCTCGCTCAGACGCCTACGGCGATTTTGAGGCAGCGGTTAATCCCAATCCGCCCGGGCCAGTACCGGGTCATCACCAGGGCGCTCGACAGCCCGGCTCGCCGCTGGCGCTTTCTCCGCTGCCGGCCTCCTCGGACGACGAAGCTATGGCGTGGTTGAGCGAGGAGTTGGAGCGGCGGCAGATGCTCCGCGAGACGGAGTGGCAGCCCATGATGCAAGGGACAGGGTCCGCCGCCGTCTTCAGGCCGGGAGGGCCCGATGACGTTCAGCTCATCCATCGCGGGCAACTTTCGCCGATGAGTGAAGCTGCGCCAGCGGCAGCGCCACCGGCAAGAACTACCCAACCCGCCTCGCCAGCAACCGCTAGGCTGCCAGAAACCTACCGCGGTCTTCCAGTGGTTGATCTGACGAGGCCAACCACCACCTCCTCCGATGCCCAGATCGGGGCGTCGCATCCGACAGCCTCTTCCAATGTCCCCGTGGGGTCGGTGCTTGGCGCCGACGAGTGGCTGAGCACCGACCATATCCAGAGGGATTACGATTTGCTGGAGGAGCGGCTGCGGGGGATCGATCCGAGGCTCGCCGGCCAGACGCAGTTGGTGGATCCCCTCATAGCCAATGGTCCCCTGCGCTTGCGCGGTTTCAGCGAAATCGATAGGGAATACGCATTGCACCGCATTGTCTATGATCAGGATGGCAACGACACAGCCGATTTCCTGTTCCTGCCCGTGAACAATGCCACTGAGCATAGCCTCGGCACCCATTGGTCGCTGCTGCTGGTTGATCGCAGCAACCGGGAAAGGCCGGTCGCCTATCACTACGACTCCCTCCAGCGAGAGGGATACAACGACGCGCCTGCAAGACAGCTCGCAGGGCTGCTGAACGCCACCTTGGCGCCAGCCCGCATGGCCAGACAGCCGAACCGTTATGATTGCGGCGTCTTTGTGGTGGACGGCACGCGGGCGCTGGTTCAACGACTGGTGGACGGGCAGCGGCCGGACCACGAGCCGCTGCACCTCGACAACCTCGTCGCCGATCGGCAGGCGCTGCAAGACCGGCTGAGCTTGCCGCCGGAGCTCCGGCCGCTGTTGGCATTCGAGCCAGCGGAAATCTGGCGACTGTTGGATGATGAGCCTGCCTCCCCTTCGCCGCCAATTAGTTCGACCTCACATGCGCGAACGGACGGTGTTCATCAGCCGACCCAGGCGCCGTGGCTCCCTGAACGCAAAAGATAACTATTAACCGCGACCATGCGCGTCCTGGTTCGCATGCTCGGCTTTGATTGGCCTCCGGAGGGGCGTTGGTGCATGGGTCCGGACTTGAGCGGATGTCGATCTTTGAAGCGGCAGACTATGCCGTGGCCGCCTTGCGGGGGGCGGATTTCGGGCGTGCGCAGGCAAGCATGCGGTTGAGGACGGCGCAGCCGATGGCGACTTCGGTCTGCTGAACGGGAAGCGACCGTGCCCGCAAAGGCCGCCCGATGGTGGACTTGTATCGCCCTATGGCGGTCTCGACCAGCGAGCGTTTGCCATAACCGTTGGAGACCTGCCATTTCATCCGGCCGTCTCTGCCGATTGCGGCGATATGCTGGTCCCTTTGGCCGGCAGGTCTATCGTCGAATGGTTCGACCGCGTTGACGCGAGGCGGAATGACGATTGCGGCGGCAGCGCTGTGATCGATGACTGCGTCGTAAGTCGGTTTTCCGTCATAGGCGCCGTCAGCAGTAAACTGTCCGATCGGACCGCCAATCTGGTCGAGCAGTGGCTCAACTTGAGACACATCGCCAGTGTCCTGATCAGTCAGGGTATGGGCAATGATCTCGCCGCTGTCGGCATCCAGTGCCAGATGCAGCTTGCGCCAACTGCGACGGGATCTGGCGCCGTGCTTCTCCTCCAGCCACTGACCCGCGCCGTAGACCTGCAGGCCGGTGCTGTCGACAAGAACATGCACTGGTCCCTCCGGCGCAACCCGGCGATCATGCCGTTTGTTGGGCGATTGCCATGTCCGCGCCCGACGGCTCAGGGTGGTATGATCGGGGACAGCGAGCGCCAGCCCCATCAGTTGCAGCACCGATTCCAGCAAGCCTTCTGCCTGGCGCAGCCGCAGGCCAAACACAAGGCCCAGCGTCAAGGTGGTCTCGATCGCCAGATCAGAATAGCGGTGCTGGCCGCCACGTGTCTTGCGTCTTGGCGCTTGCCACCTGGACAGGGCTTCCGGCGTCACCCACAGGGTCAAACTGCCGCGATGACGAAGTCCTGCCTCATATTCTGGCCAGTTCGTCACCCTGAACTTCATCTTCTCAATATGATGGCGGCGGCTGGTATTGGGGTCGGAACAAGATGGGGTGGTTGCCGCCCTCCCCAGACGGCATCGCAGTGTGCCAGAGTTGTGATCCATAAAGGTCACACAGCGGAGAGGACGGCAAATGAAGAATATAATGATCGGGATTGATCTGGCAAAAAATGTTTTACAGCTCCACGGGGCGTCGATGACGGGCGAGGTACTGTTTCGCAAGAAGTTGTCGCGCGGGCAGTTTCTGCGTTTCATGCAGAGCCAGCCGACGGCTGTTGTCGTCATGGAGGCTTGCGGCAGCGTCCACTACTGGGCACGCGAGTTGATGTCGCTGGGCCATGAGGTCAAGCTGATCGCACCACAATATGTGCGCCCTTTCGTGAAAATATGGTCAGGTGAGCATATACTGCGGCAGTGCAGATCGCTATGCGCGGTCTGAAATTCGCGGGCCACAACTCCCTCGTCCGAGTACGTGTGGCACCGTCGCTCCTAGAGGCGGTCCGCAACCGGTTAGACGAGATCCCCCCGACCGCGACATCGCGCGCCGTCGTCGACCTGATCGCCGACGCGCGCGTAAAGGATGCGGGATGCATTCTCGAGACCGATGCCGGACTGGTCGACGCCACGATCGAGAGCCAGCTTGCGGCGATCGAAAGCGGCCTGCGTAGCGCCCTACTAGACTCTGCAAAGCCAAACCATAGTGATGTCGGAACACCAAGGTGATGTCCGAGCCAGCCGAGCCGACGGACGCTATTTCCCCCGAGCACGAGAACATCGATCGTTTCTTCCAGCTCGCAAAACGAGCAGTTGCGCAGGCTTCGACAATGCACGTCCGCGGCCGTGTCCTCCAGATCGTTGGAACGGTTAAGCGTGTCTGTGATTGCTGCGCCGTCGGCAGCGACGATTTCGCAGGCCCCACATTCGCGGTGACCGGCAGTGTTTTGTGGCTGTAGCGACGCGGCGCCCAACTCGCGGCCATTCTCAAGGTTATCGCCACGCGCAAGTCAGGTTTGCCCATGACTGCATTGACCGCTGCCGTCATGTCCTTCTCAGCCTTCGCGTGGGTCAGGCTGCCGCGCTTGAAGCCTTGAATGACAGTGCGCTCGTCTGGTTGGTCGTCGAACGGACGTGTGCCGATGGTCAGTGGAGCAGGCGAGTGAGAGAGAACATCAATAGGCGTGTCGCCAATATTTTCGCAATGCTCTAATCGATTAGAGTTGTGAAGAGCAATTTTAGCCCGTTTACTTGCGGCTCAAGTCACGCATAAAAGAAGGTGGCACCGAATCGGTAGCTTATCCCCTGTCTTTTGCGTACCCGCGGTCCGTGGCGCCGAGTGGACGATTGAAGACCGCCGGTCTCACTAGCAGGTGGGCACAAGGGCTTGGGGCCGGTTGGCAAGCCACAGGAGTAGGACAAATGTCGAAGGATTCGGGTAAGGGCGATAATCACGGCGGCGGGCCAGGCAAGATCGAGATCACGGTGGTGGTGAACGGCCAGCCCACGCAGGTCGAAGCCAATCCCAACCAGCCGCTTCACGTCGTTCGTACCAAAGCCCTTGAGAACACGCAGAACGTCGCCCAACCGGCCGAGAATTGGGAATTCAAGGACGAGGCCGGCAACCTGCTCGACGCTGACAAGAAGGTTGGCGATTTCGGTTTCGCGAGCATTGTGACCCTGTTCCTCAGCCTGAAGGCGGGTGTAGCAGGTGCCTGAAATCCAAACTGTGGACCCTGCGGTCTCGCGAGCGAAGTTCGATCGGCAGATCGGCTGGTTCCAAACACAAGCAGGTGCTTACCGGGCTCAGGGTTGTTTCCTGATCGAGGCGAGCTTCCCTACGGCCTTCTTCATCTTCGCACCGCCCAAGATAAAGCCCCAGATAATCGGTGCAGCTGTCCAGATTGACTTCTCCAATTACGACCTCCGACCTCCGTCGGTGGTCTTCGTCGACCCCTTTACGCGCCGGCCGATTGCCCGGAAGGATTTACTGTTAAGGATGCTAAGACGACCGCATCTACCCGGAACCCCACCGGATATGATTTCGGTCCTCATGCAGCAGAACGCTCTGTCGCTATCGGACTTCATCCAGGCCAATAGTGCGGAACACACCCCATTCCTGTGCATGGCAGGCGTCCGGGAATACCACGACAATCCAGCCCATTCAGGTGACTCATGGCTTCTCCACCGGGGTTCTGGCGAAGGCTGTTTGGCCTTTATCCTGGACAAGATCATCAAGTACGGGACCGGCCCCGTGGAGCAGCTTCAGTATCAGTTCCAAATCTCAGTGGGAGCCATGGTAGTACCCCTACCGGCCATCCCGGAATGAGCGCTTTGACGGATGTAACGACCGTGACTCTCCCGCGCGGCTGCATCTCGACCACGCATGCGCATCTGCGCTCGGTTGGTCGCGAGGGCAATGAGGGGATGGCGCTCTGGGTCGGCGTTCAGGAAGACCAGTATTTTGCCGTAACAGAGACGGTTATCCCGGCGCAGCGTCACATTCGGACGGGCGATGGTGTTTGCGTGATAGTTCCGGCCGAGGAACTACACCGGCTCAATGTCTGGCTCTACAAGAGCGGCCTGAAACTCTTGGCCCAGATCCATAGCCATCCGGGCCGAGCCTACCATTCGACGACCGACGACGCTTATGCGGTTGCTACCACGGTTGGGTGTCTGTCGCTGGTAGTGCCGAATTTCGCCCGCGAGCCTTTCGATTTTGCTCGGGTGGCCGCCTATCGGCTTGACGGAAAGGCCAACTGGAATGCGCTCCCTTCCGCGGCACTGTCGCGAATGATCACGATAACGAGTTGAACAATGGCATTCGCTAACTTCATCGACCGTGCCGCCACGGCGGCATCGCAGGTCCTGGCCAATTTTCATCTGGAAGACTTCAAAACAGCTCTTCAAAAGCAGGTCGTGGCCGTCGCCTTCGACGATCAGGCCGCTTCGTGCGCCGAAGGCCAGGCGACACTAGATCTTGCAGTGAGATTGCTCGCCAGGCTCTATCCCGTTCTGGCGATACTCCCGCTGGACCGCGCGGCGAGCTCTCAAGCCCAAGCGCTGGAGCGCTTGGCAAAGTCGATCAATCCAAAAATCGGCATCCGGCGTTCCGGCAAGTCTGCCACGGTCTGCGTAGTTGCAGGGGTGTCGCGCCCATCACTCCGGTGCCCGACCTTTTTCATGGGATCGGACGGTTGGGCGGCAAAGCTGTCGCTTACGGACCCGGTGGGCTCTGGCCCGAGTTTGCTGCCCTATGGAGCTGGCGCCGCCAGTTGCTTCGGCGCCGCCAACGTCTTTCGAACCATCTTCGCCGCCCAGCTGACCGGCGCCGAGTTGGACGAAAACATCGACCTCTCCTTATACAGCTACGACAAGACCAAAGCCGGCGAGGCAGGCCCGATCGACTTCCCTGTCGACCTTGGCGAAACGCACCTCGTTGGGCTCGGCGCGATAGGCCATGGCTCGCTTTGGGCCCTAGCGAGACAGCCCGGCCTGTCGGGTCGCCTGCATGTAATCGATCCCGAAGCGATCGAACTCTCAAACCTGCAGCGCTACGCATTGGCCGGCCAGGCGGAGATAGGCATGTCCAAGGCGGTCCTTGCAACCACCGCCCTTCGATCGACCGCCCTCAAGGTCGAGGCGCATCCGCTGACGTGGGCAGAATATGTTGCGCGCCGGGGCGATTGGGTCTTCGACCAAGTGGGTGTGGCGCTTGACACCGCCGCCGACCGTCTGGCTGTCCAAGGGACTCTGCCCCGATGGATCGCGAATGCCTGGACCCAGGAGCACGATCTCGGGATCTCCCGGCATGGTTTCGATGACGGCCAGGCTTGCCTTTGTTGCATGTACCTGCCGTCCGGGAAATCCAAGGACGAGCACCAGTTGATTGCCGAGGAACTCGGAATACCGGAAGCACACGAGCAGGTGAAAACGCTTCTGCAGACCAATGCCGGAGTTCCCAACGACTTTGTAGTTCGGGTGGCTACAGCGATGGCTGTGCCGTTTGAACCGCTAGCCCCGTTTGTTGGCCAGCCCATGCGCTCCTTTTATCAGCAGGCTATCTGCGGCGGTCTGGTGTTCCAGCTCAGCGATGGAAGTCGCCTCGTTCGAACCGTAGTTCCGATGGCCTTTCAGTCAGCGCTTGCCGGGATTATGCTTGCCGCGGAGATGGTCAAACATAGTGCGGGTTTTCCCATGAGCCCGACGACGAGCACTCGGGTGAATCTTCTGCGCCCGCTTGGCTCTCACTTGCACGATCCGAAGGCCAAAGATTCCAGCGGCCGCTGCATCTGTAGCGACGACAATTTCATTGCCGCTTACAGGCGCAAATACAGCAAGAGCGTTGAACAGCTAAGCGATGTCTCCGCCGCCTAAGCAGACGTAGACGTCTCTGTTGCCGGGGGGCGGCGGCTTGTGCGCGTTAGGATGTGGGCGCCACTATGACACGCTTGGCCCGCTCCTCTGGCGGCCGATGGTCCATGAAATCCCCTCCCCGCTCACGATCCCGGACACCTCCTTGCCTATGTGCCGCTCGAGCACGGGCCGCCATGGCACCAGTGTGAACTCGCGCGACTTTTCAACGACGGCATGTTTTCCGCTGGCAAGCTCTACAGAGCGGCGGAGAGTACCCTCTACTCGTTCTCCGGATCGCGCTTCAGCATAGGGCAGACCAAGTTCCTCCGACAGTTGGCCGGCAACTCGATTCAACTCTCGCTGGCGCAGGATCGAAAGCATGTTGGCGCGATAGACGATCCGATCCTGTTCCTCGTGCGCGAGGCCTTGCGCGATCAGCCACTGCCGCCGACGGGCTTGGGCATCTCTCACGTCACGGCCGAAGCCCGATCTGTGCAAAGGCTCGGGTCTCCCGGCAACCAGCTCCCGGTCCAGCCAGGTGACGCCGTCAAAACCGACCTGCCGCTCCAGCGGCATCGAAGAGAGCCTGCC encodes:
- a CDS encoding potassium transporter Kup; protein product: MALTNTGSEAEPVEQSSHSEVEQHSTKVLMLGALGVVYGDIGTSPIYAFREALVASSGGNVAQRADILGVLSLIIWSLTIIVTIKYIMFVLRADNRGEGGVLSLMALAQGSFPKRSALMLGIGIVGASLFFGDAVITPAISVLSAVEGMNVVTPTFQPYVVPLTLVILAMVFAVQRFGTGGVGLVFGPVTAVWFLAIGLSGLNHIIADPEILWAVSPHYIVAFLINSPDVAFVTIGAIFLAVTGAEALYADLGHFGRKPIVLAWLAIVFPCLLLNYAGQGAFVLAKNGVVGHPFFEMNEGWTLIPMVVLATAATVIASQAVISGAFSLTRQAVQLNMLPRLEILHTSERQSGQIYMPRVNLLLALVVMMLVVGFGESSKLASAYGISVTGNMLVTTVLLYVVMTRIWKWQLWLAVSLTALFGFIDVGFFASNIVKVFEGGWASLAAAFTIVLAMWTWLRGSRYLFDKTRRNEIPLDFLAGNLLKKKPQLVSGTAVFLTSDPLSAPTALMHSLKHYKALHEQNVILSVVTAPQPVVPDSERVTMETVNELFMRVTLTFGYMEQPNIPRALAICRKQGWKFDIMTTSFFLSRRSLKASPNSGMPVWQDKLFIGLARTAADATEYFQIPTGRVVEIGTQVAI
- a CDS encoding IS5 family transposase; its protein translation is MKFRVTNWPEYEAGLRHRGSLTLWVTPEALSRWQAPRRKTRGGQHRYSDLAIETTLTLGLVFGLRLRQAEGLLESVLQLMGLALAVPDHTTLSRRARTWQSPNKRHDRRVAPEGPVHVLVDSTGLQVYGAGQWLEEKHGARSRRSWRKLHLALDADSGEIIAHTLTDQDTGDVSQVEPLLDQIGGPIGQFTADGAYDGKPTYDAVIDHSAAAAIVIPPRVNAVEPFDDRPAGQRDQHIAAIGRDGRMKWQVSNGYGKRSLVETAIGRYKSTIGRPLRARSLPVQQTEVAIGCAVLNRMLACARPKSAPRKAATA
- a CDS encoding DUF2604 domain-containing protein — its product is MSKDSGKGDNHGGGPGKIEITVVVNGQPTQVEANPNQPLHVVRTKALENTQNVAQPAENWEFKDEAGNLLDADKKVGDFGFASIVTLFLSLKAGVAGA
- a CDS encoding E2 ligase fold family C protein, which gives rise to MAFANFIDRAATAASQVLANFHLEDFKTALQKQVVAVAFDDQAASCAEGQATLDLAVRLLARLYPVLAILPLDRAASSQAQALERLAKSINPKIGIRRSGKSATVCVVAGVSRPSLRCPTFFMGSDGWAAKLSLTDPVGSGPSLLPYGAGAASCFGAANVFRTIFAAQLTGAELDENIDLSLYSYDKTKAGEAGPIDFPVDLGETHLVGLGAIGHGSLWALARQPGLSGRLHVIDPEAIELSNLQRYALAGQAEIGMSKAVLATTALRSTALKVEAHPLTWAEYVARRGDWVFDQVGVALDTAADRLAVQGTLPRWIANAWTQEHDLGISRHGFDDGQACLCCMYLPSGKSKDEHQLIAEELGIPEAHEQVKTLLQTNAGVPNDFVVRVATAMAVPFEPLAPFVGQPMRSFYQQAICGGLVFQLSDGSRLVRTVVPMAFQSALAGIMLAAEMVKHSAGFPMSPTTSTRVNLLRPLGSHLHDPKAKDSSGRCICSDDNFIAAYRRKYSKSVEQLSDVSAA